GTGttacttgttgttttgttaattatatacatattatagaaaaatattatcgatttctttttgtatgagatttttcattaacaaacaaaccttcgctatgaaaaattatttttagcagaACTATTAATAAACCCTAACCCCTTTCGGGTGACTGTgaaacagtcagggtaaacacctaattagacgacatgacctaattaggcgagTCATTTAGTTAGGCGAcatgatgtagtttaattacgCTAAccgtagtctaactaggcgaacgaaaactttctgttgtaaatacgtcgaaatcattgcgtttcgcactacaatttttatgtgaatcaaatcgCAGACAATTTTGACTAATTATCGTGTTATTTGCATTGCGCATTGGcaacttatggcccaaaccttgtgtggcaatatttgttgttttaaataatggatttcagccatttacgccacaggaaaaaaaatatggGGGATGAAAATGTGGTATTGTTTGACTAAGATTTTAACATTGCTAAAAcaggataaataaaaaagaaacgttacaaaacaaattgttaccacatccatcttaaaaaaaaacaatttttttttttgcgttttttgtgaaagaatatcttcattaaattattgCGTATATATTTTACTATcgtcacctaaataggcgacatgtaatatttcattttaacataattcttacttgCGCGAGCATATCAaggcacgagtgacaattttggaatcatggttgCATACactatccattctgaacaaagtgtttttgctattttttcttaggaatgtgtgaaaagccattgAACATTGcaatgtcttaactaggttacatatggtctaactaggctacaatgagtcgcgtaaataggtggtatgccctaattagcctaccgtcgcctaattaagtgtttaccctgactgaaaAGTTAGGGGGTAGCCACAAGCAACATTTTTCACATCTAACACTGGTTTATTGCTTATATTTATCTTATTGAGTGCGCAATTctcatttaaaataatgatatttACCGATTTATGAAGTCTTGTGAAAGGTCATTTCCGAGGACCAAtttctttcagaaaaaaagtggCAGCCACAAACCACTGGTTTTATTTGATAAAACAGGCTATCAGCTTTCAGGAAAAACATATCTGAAAGCATGACTTTGCGTTGGAAAGcaaatatcttcattttccaccaacttataaaattttataatcaaaACATTGCTATTCTTTCTGTCTCCTCCCAACAAAAGTGAAAGTGTTCGGGTAGTCGAATCTAGAGTTTTTGTATAGTCCAAGGCCTGCTCTACTAAAATAAAATCCTTTTAGGGGATGATCTCTACCGCAGAGGctcaaaaaacatttgtttttaaggGAAATTAGAAGCACTTGCGATGGTGGCCATTATGAATCGCTTGCGGCAGAAAATTTGATAACAAATaatggcgcatgcgcacactttttttCCTGCCGTAAATGACCGTGAGATAATCAGGGAATACATACGCTGTTTTAATCAGCTACAGTGTATTATTAAACAATTTCGGGGCCAGAATCTACTAATTGACCAGTAAAatgtcaacctcgtcccagggacCCCATATATCAAAAATcgaaaagaggtcctggggacgatGTTGGtttaaatcaattaaaaattgTCCTCGTGAAGAAAGATTTTGTTTAGCAAGCAAATTGTGTAGATTAGCCACGGTAGACTTACGGTAACTGTTATCGGATGTCTTGCTGTTTCTCTTTTGTCAAAGTTATGTTTTCAAAAAGTAATCCCTGCCATTTTAGGAAATAAGCCGCTGATGACAGGTAAAAGTTTAGACTCCCAAACAACTTTACACACGGAAAATTACGAATGTACACAACAACCTCATTTCACTTCCTATTGTCTCTTTCTTATTTAGGTTGATAAAAAACAAGGGCCGTAAAtaaattacttttaaaaaatcaaaacctGCGAAAGATTCATAGTCAACTAGGTGACTTTTGTGTTTCCCATAAGGTTCCGGCCATCGCCACCGCTGCCGCCGGTAAAAAAAACGATACAACTCACCCACGcctacttttttaataaaagctcCGCAAATTTCCGCGTACCGGGTTTCTTTTTCCCATGCCTTTTTTCCGAAACATTTTCAAGATGGCTACTTTTCGTGGTGCACGCATTTTGTCTTCTCTTGGTTGCAAAAGCATTAATATTGGAAGACTACATCAAAAAAGACTCACTTCTCTCGCTTTACCAGCACTAGTTCAGTGCAATCTAAAAATATCTCGACGCTTAAATGATATGGGTGCACTTCCTGTAAATAAATATGACCTAAAAGGTATTGGTTTGACAACAGTATCGTCTGCGTTGTTTTCAACTGAATCGTTTGAAGCATTGGCTGATGAAGCTTCAAATGATATACAAGATGATGATTGCGAAACTGGAATGGAAAGAAAATGGCCATCCCCAATTAGTCAAGTAGCAAGAAAGAATCATAATTCTGCATTTGTTGGAGGCTATGCTCTTGACTTTGATAAAATTTCATCTGTTTTATCTCAATTTGGAGAAATAAAATCTGTACGAGTACCCCTGAGAAGTCTTTATGAATCAAACCCAGATAATACTGAAGCTTACAGATATGCTTTTGTTGATTTTGCCAGTGCTGAAGGTCTCAGTAAGGCACTAACTGCAGGTTCTTTAACTTTGGGTGACAAAACCATTGAAATTAAAGCACAATCTAAAAGTAGGCAAAATTTGGAAAATGACCGAACTTTTATTGTTGATAAATTACCATGCACAATAACAgtgaatgaaataaataaatattttagttcGTTTGGTAATGTTGCCTTGGTTAATTTAGTATTAAATTCAATGACTGAAAGAAAAGATATGGGACAGATATCTGAATATCCAAGAAATTATGCGTTTATTGTTTTCGATTCCGCTTCTGATGTAACGTCGCTTCATGAAAAGGAACATACTTTACAGCAACAATCTGTGACTGTGTCAAAAGTTAATAAGAAGACCAGATTGCAACGAAGAGATCGATGCAGGAAAATTCTTTTAGAAGGAATCGGTGAAAGTTTTGATGAAAACAAAATCCAGAATTTTTTTAACGAAATTGCACCAGTCAAAGACGTCTCGATTTTACGTGATAGAGAAACAGGCTTGCAAAGAGGACTGGCAATTGTTTTCTTTGAAGATAAAGATGGAGCTATTTCAGCATCACAAGAAGATTCATATGAAATTGATGGATGCAATATAAAAGTAAAAGCTCTTGGATTAGTAAATGAGTGATGTGGATGAGTGACGAGTTATCTTGCAGTGTATCTTTTAAGTATTtctttctaaaaatttaaaaaaaatttgctgtttttttttttcaagttgcTTACCATGCtcataataataattattattattattattattattattattattattctgtcACAGTAAGCTCAGAATCTTCTTAGTTCAGTCATGTTAATTCACATGGCACTTGCTGAGGTAAATGCCAACTTGTTCATGAAAATCCTGATTCTTTTCAAATTGGGGATGGTGTATGGGAgcgtaaaataataaaacaaaatacaatGTAATTGCCAGTCTGTAATCCAACTACATTTACTTAAAATATTGGACCTATTTCATACAAGTTTTAAAGGATTAGCTTTCATTAATTTCTCTAACCAGTTAGGTGATTTAACAGCACTGTTTTAGATTTCTGGATTACATCCCTGTACATGAAACACAAGTTTGCCCACTTGAAGTAAGTGACATTTCATGTTTGcaattttttccaaaattagtTAGGATATCATTACCTTCAGGAAAGAATTAGTGGAACATATCTTTGCATAGTTTATTTTTGCGTAAGTAATTACACTTTTTGCAGGAAAAATTAGAGTACTTGTAGTAAAAAAACTTAGTGAGAAcgcaaaaataacttttgcgTAAAAAACCTAATCACAAAATTTTGTtccgcaaatatttttatttcaggtcTCTCAATTGCAAAAACAAGCTCTGTCAAAAATTCTTTAAGGAAAAATTttcgccgttatcgcgcaatttAGTCCTCGTGAAAAATTGAAAACGACTGATTTGCAAAAAAGAACATCATAATCTACGCATATGGTTGCGGGTGTCACGTTTAGGAATCATTAAAAATATGGGTTATTTCTACTAAGTCCTCtatattttttgaatattttccgTACAGTTTTAAAGCTCGTGGGACTAGGACTCATAAAACGAAGACTGCTGAAGTTGAAATTCACGTACCCATCATATATGGCGCTCAGTAAAACAGAAGGAAAAGATCGGTGTATATCGTTTTTCCATACTCGTCCACAGAGCTCTTGAGATAAACCTCGAAAGAGTTCTGGGCTTGAGAATGTCGTTTTTCGAAAAAATAgaattcaaaattttgctggAAGTAATAATTTCCATGAATTTAATCCCAATAATTTTCATTGGCACTGAtgtacacaaaaaatataaaaaaaaaaatacaaaaatatttccaGTGATGAATTCCCACGAAAAACTATTCTGTTCTGCAAAATACAACATACCTGTCCGTTAATCGCTTTACACGCTTTTTCTTTCATACGCAATCTTTGCAAGCAAGATTAGTCTAAAATTTCTCAAAAAGGCCAGCCTGGACCGAATAAATCAGAAAGACAAATAGGcttataacatagcaataagttTTGTGATTAAAATAGATGATTGATTTTCATTGACGTACCAGCCTAATTGAGCAAGCAAACACGTGAATGAATTGGATTAACTTTTAAGCAACATTGAgatgttgtttataaaaaaatcatgttttcCGCAAAATTATATCGcgacaattttttaaaagcagAAAATATACCATGTATCTTGCCCTCACATAGATTTCTCCGCCTAGTGTAGCAGACCCGTgggaaacaaagtttttttttgcgtttgggCGGGGTGTAGGCTGGAGCAATGAGTGTTGTTAACCCGAAGGGTTACCAAAGATTGCCCTGACGGGTGGAATATTTTCAGTGTTTAGATCCTGGTTGTGGTAATTATATAAgtggaatatttcttttttcattattcaaaattttttgaGGACGGCCTTTATTTTCGGGATAAATGAAAATCTCCCTGCCTCTGtgaaacatatttttgaaaTCAAAACCACTTTCACATCAGTTCTGCCAACCATAACTAGCATTCACACGCAGTTCCACCAATCAACACTAACAATCACAGCAGTTCTACCAATTTTGCAGTTCTACCAATCATCACTAACATTTACAGCAGTTCCACCAATCAACACTAACAATCACagcagttccaccaatcatcaCTAACATTTACAGCAGTTCTACCAATCATCACTAACATTTGCAACAGTTCTACCAATTATCACTAACAATCACagcagttccaccaatcatcaCTAACATTTACAGCAGTTCTACCAATCATCACTAACATTTGCAACAGTTCTACCAATCATCACTAACAATCACagcagttccaccaatcatcaCTAACATTTACAGCAGTTCTACCAATCATCACTAACATTTGCAACAGTTCTACCAATCATCACTAACAATCACagcagttccaccaatcatcaCTAACATTTACAGCAGTTCTACCAATCATCACTAACATTTGCAACAGTTCTACCAATCATCACTAACAATCACAGCAGTTCTACCAATCATCACTAACAATCACagcagttccaccaatcatcaCTAACAATCACAGCAGTTCTACCAATCATCACTAACAATCACagcagttccaccaatcatcaCTAACATTTACagcagttccaccaatcatcaCTAACATTTACAGCAGTTCTACCAATCATCACTAACATTTACagcagttccaccaatcatcaCTAACATTTGCAACAGTTCTACAAATCATCACTAACATTTACAGCAGTTCTACCAATCATCACTAACAATCACAGTAGTTCTACCAACAATCATTAACATTCACAGCAGCGACCTCTAAATTGAGGTTAAGGACCTAATGATGTCACAGCAGCTGCAAAACTGTATACCATAACAGCTACGTTTTTGTTAGTtatgtttcatttaaaaaccacCGATAAGATAATGGGTTCGAATACCTTCATGTTTTGTAAAAGTCTGTGAAACAAATTACAAGGGGTAAAATATACTAAAGTTAAAATCATTCCAGGGATAACTAGATAGGTTTCGAAAAAAGACATTTGGATAAGGTCCACATTCTGCGTTTGTTTTTATCCATATAACAATATGATCCTTTAGGTTTATTGAATGTTCATACAAATTCATCGAATTACATTTTCCCAATTAAAAATGTGTCTAAAAATTCTAATTTAAAAttgcataaataaataaataaattaataaataaatattcacataaatcttgttttctttttacttcttttattctgatttttttaaGGGAAAATTGACATCTAGAATTAATGACCATCGGTCACGTACGTTTTTGATTCTTCAGACCAACCTCATCTTTCATTCCGCGTGACTAAAAAATCAGATTTGACATCACTACTAACATCGACGACACAACAAAAAGACATAAGGCGAAAATAAGACGTGTTATAGGATTAGAATCATCCATCATTTTCATAAATATATTTCCCCCTTTAAAAAGTTCTATAGATCAatccttaaaaataaaactcaaaaCTCTAAATAATGGTCAAACTCACCATAAAAAACTAATCCTAGTTTTGTTTTCGTTGTAAGCCCTGTTCATACTCACCTGAGAGGTTTGGCTTCTTTTCTTTGACACACTTTTTGTTCGTAGTCTAGGCACTCTGGTTAAAAACTCACTGCCAACATTTTCAAGAGTATCTGGAGAGTTGAGCGACTTTGTGTCGTCATGGAATGAAAACCAGCCCGGCCTATTAAAAACATTATGGTGTAGAAAAGATTCCAACGTAGATTGGTAAGTAATGAGAACCACGCTTGTTGTGTCCAATCTACTTCATATAAGATGTAACAACTTTAATTGGATGATCGCTGGAGATTTAAGGAGAACTTTAAACAAGGTGGCCACAGAtttaatactttaaaattttaggaGAATTTCGAAGGTTTCGGGGtcagattttaaaaagaaacccTACAAAGGTGTTAGAACTATTCCATTGTTTTGAAGATTTTGGCAAAATTTTAGGCCGCCCATTTCAAATTGCAGTAACTATGTAAATATAACCCATTAGTAATGTTGCAAGATGAACTTACGCACATTTTTTGTCCCATGAAACAAAATAACAGTTTTAGTTTATTTGGGAGATTTTAACAGGGTGTGGTCGTCCTGTCAAACGAGGTGCCAGGCGCTCATTACATTTACTTTAAAGCCTAGTTCCCACTTGTGAAACATAAAttatttaagaagagtgttgAGCGTCGAGCTTTGTAGCATTGTGTAGATAAGCACATCAACATTGATATAACAGGATTTCGTTAACATTATATGAGAGATATTATTACCTGATATACGTGCAAGCTTTTATACCACCGGCAACCGAGAAAGCAAGAAGAAGTACAATAAGAAGGGTGTGATACAGACAGATTCGAATATAatacaaaagaagaaaatatgTTGGCGCTGTAAACCAAACCTAAAAAAGAAAGGCGGCATAGTTAAGTATATAGCATATAATATCCAGACACACGTATGTGAAATGTAATTTCattgtaaaaaagaaatttaaagtgAATTCTAGCTTGACTAATGTTAcggtttaaaaaattgtgtcccCATAATCTTTTTTGTGAAACttctaaaattaaaatctaAGTAGTTTCTTTTTTCCCATTGGAGATAGATATTATTACgacgttaaatttaaaaaaggtatatttaaaaatgtcgTATTAATATAGAAACTAAGCAATTGTAAGGTTATTCCCCTTTTTTTctacttatttttatgttgttttggcCATCTGAATTCACACACATATACAAGTGTAACAAATTGTTTCACTTAATCAAATATTAGAGTTCACCACAAAACTTTTAAGAGAACACGTACAACAACccctaaaaaaattataaacaatatTTAAGTTGCGATTTGAAGCTGCATGAAACAAGTCTGTGACAAATAAGTCGTTTAAAACGAACTACCTGGTCGAGGCAAAATTATTAAT
This is a stretch of genomic DNA from Hydractinia symbiolongicarpus strain clone_291-10 chromosome 9, HSymV2.1, whole genome shotgun sequence. It encodes these proteins:
- the LOC130656858 gene encoding uncharacterized protein LOC130656858 — protein: MATFRGARILSSLGCKSINIGRLHQKRLTSLALPALVQCNLKISRRLNDMGALPVNKYDLKGIGLTTVSSALFSTESFEALADEASNDIQDDDCETGMERKWPSPISQVARKNHNSAFVGGYALDFDKISSVLSQFGEIKSVRVPLRSLYESNPDNTEAYRYAFVDFASAEGLSKALTAGSLTLGDKTIEIKAQSKSRQNLENDRTFIVDKLPCTITVNEINKYFSSFGNVALVNLVLNSMTERKDMGQISEYPRNYAFIVFDSASDVTSLHEKEHTLQQQSVTVSKVNKKTRLQRRDRCRKILLEGIGESFDENKIQNFFNEIAPVKDVSILRDRETGLQRGLAIVFFEDKDGAISASQEDSYEIDGCNIKVKALGLVNE